One stretch of Desulfobacterales bacterium DNA includes these proteins:
- a CDS encoding PAS domain S-box protein, which produces MAKDATCEAPKLSLKELEESYRDLFSRISDLVMIHDLDGCLLNVNPAVCQLSGYAVEELIGRPIDDFIIPKFRHVFRETYLKEIIEQGCSEGVVIFQAKDGNAYYVEYRNVLVKKDGHEPYISGLGRDITERKRADEALQKVYDEMEQRIKARTADLANANEDLKQETIERKQAEKNLRIGQERYELATRAASVGVWDVNLQTNEFYLDPNVKAILGYRDDEIPNDLDIWAGFVHPDDKQPVMDAFQAHIEGKTPEYIFEHRMRHKDGSNRWILVRGTAIRDTKGNPIRVIGTDTDITQRKQAEEALRKAREKLEQRVADRTAELGRINEQLKKEIIERQRTEKDLRDNEERYRALADASFEAVFISDKGICIDTNHTAAEMFGYAHDELMGIFGTDVIAPESKELVKQHILSGYEEPYEAVAQKKDGTTFQVKIHGKMTQYKGRNVRVTVVHDIDQSKQMENRLRQSEKKYRDIFELSPEAIVLLDSKGIVLDMNAKIHDWLGYSLEKFIGKHFLDVPFLSEEGKVKAEAKFTQRMTGKKVAPYELGFYRKNGKKRVGRIVANPIKDENGEIIQILVMISDVTEGKQSEEELKIKTQNLEEVVTALKVLLEQRELDKTELEEKVLLNVSKRIIPYLEKLKSKNAKDSKKAYIDIIESNLNDIISPFIHDLSNKFIKLSPTEIQVVDMIKQGKTTKEIAKTMNVATSTVDTHRNHIRKKLGITNKNINLTTYLNSLT; this is translated from the coding sequence ATGGCCAAAGATGCAACCTGTGAAGCACCGAAGCTCAGTCTAAAGGAGCTGGAAGAAAGCTATCGGGATCTTTTTAGCCGGATCAGTGACCTCGTTATGATCCACGATCTGGACGGCTGCCTGCTGAATGTCAATCCCGCCGTGTGCCAACTTTCAGGATATGCGGTTGAAGAATTAATCGGTCGACCCATTGATGATTTCATCATTCCCAAATTTCGACACGTATTCCGAGAAACTTATTTGAAGGAGATCATCGAGCAGGGCTGCTCCGAGGGTGTGGTTATATTCCAGGCGAAAGATGGAAACGCATACTATGTCGAGTACCGCAATGTTTTGGTTAAAAAGGATGGGCATGAACCCTATATCAGCGGTCTTGGCCGTGACATTACTGAGCGCAAAAGGGCGGACGAAGCTCTGCAAAAAGTTTATGATGAAATGGAACAGCGAATAAAAGCACGCACCGCCGATCTGGCAAATGCAAACGAAGATTTGAAGCAGGAAACAATTGAGCGCAAGCAGGCAGAGAAGAATCTGCGCATAGGACAGGAGCGCTACGAACTGGCAACACGTGCCGCTAGTGTTGGCGTATGGGATGTCAATCTACAGACCAACGAATTTTATCTCGACCCGAACGTTAAAGCCATTTTAGGCTACCGTGACGATGAAATTCCAAACGATTTGGATATTTGGGCGGGATTCGTTCATCCGGATGACAAACAGCCGGTGATGGATGCTTTTCAGGCCCATATTGAAGGCAAAACGCCTGAGTACATTTTTGAACATCGCATGCGGCACAAAGATGGTTCCAACCGCTGGATTCTGGTGCGTGGAACAGCGATTCGAGATACAAAGGGCAATCCGATCCGCGTCATCGGCACAGATACCGATATCACCCAGCGCAAACAGGCAGAAGAAGCACTTCGCAAAGCCCGTGAAAAACTGGAACAGCGTGTAGCAGACCGCACAGCCGAGCTGGGCCGCATAAATGAGCAATTAAAGAAAGAAATCATCGAGCGCCAACGAACAGAGAAGGATTTGCGGGATAATGAGGAACGTTATCGTGCCTTAGCGGATGCATCATTTGAAGCCGTATTTATTTCCGATAAAGGCATTTGTATCGACACCAATCATACCGCTGCCGAAATGTTTGGGTATGCGCATGATGAGTTGATGGGCATATTTGGTACCGACGTCATTGCTCCGGAATCCAAAGAATTGGTAAAGCAGCATATCTTGTCCGGATATGAAGAACCCTATGAAGCAGTTGCCCAGAAGAAAGATGGAACCACTTTTCAAGTTAAAATTCACGGCAAGATGACCCAATATAAAGGCCGAAATGTCAGAGTAACCGTCGTTCATGACATAGACCAAAGCAAGCAAATGGAGAACAGACTTAGGCAAAGCGAGAAGAAGTATCGAGATATATTTGAACTTTCACCGGAAGCGATCGTACTTCTTGATAGCAAGGGCATTGTCCTGGATATGAATGCAAAGATACATGACTGGCTCGGGTACAGTCTGGAGAAATTTATTGGAAAACATTTTTTGGATGTTCCCTTTTTGTCCGAAGAAGGCAAAGTTAAGGCCGAGGCAAAATTTACACAAAGGATGACCGGCAAGAAAGTTGCCCCTTACGAGCTTGGATTTTATCGCAAGAATGGCAAGAAAAGGGTTGGCAGGATAGTGGCCAATCCGATTAAGGATGAAAACGGGGAAATCATTCAAATTTTGGTAATGATATCTGACGTCACCGAGGGTAAACAATCGGAAGAAGAGCTAAAAATCAAAACCCAGAACCTTGAGGAAGTTGTTACGGCATTAAAAGTTCTGTTGGAACAAAGAGAGTTGGATAAGACCGAACTCGAAGAAAAAGTGCTGTTAAATGTTTCTAAACGGATTATACCGTATCTGGAAAAATTAAAATCGAAAAACGCTAAGGATAGCAAAAAGGCCTATATCGATATCATCGAATCGAATTTAAATGACATTATATCACCTTTTATTCACGATTTATCCAATAAATTCATTAAACTCTCGCCGACTGAAATCCAGGTAGTGGATATGATCAAACAGGGTAAAACGACAAAAGAAATTGCCAAAACCATGAATGTAGCCACCAGTACGGTTGATACGCACCGCAATCATATCAGGAAAAAGTTGGGCATCACCAACAAAAATATAAATCTGACAACCTACCTGAATTCCCTCACATAA
- a CDS encoding carbohydrate porin, whose amino-acid sequence MNTTAFLQKLLLSLAVLAVIAAGPAGPATAETARKGKFSLTEASPELFYSAMRYDKFFGDANTVHGGILERSNLLGNPGNVRQTLVDHGLYMNVGVTQFLQRNFSGGDDKNTRYNGSTDLWMWYDTGKADLWPGGALFVHGEGRWRSGINNDVGSFQSANHDQQFPDTDSSNNNWALSEWYYIQSLPWNLMAAGGKMNFASYGDTNILANRERSQFLYSGLVVNPIPGEYFPYTTLIGWLNWSPNKMHSLTAVTGINSDDAKATAEVGTFDTLTTRDLSFVFDYVFSYEIASKPGRFLVDLAYSTKERASFDISRQRLFAQLIGEVPIDEKSSNYTVIGNFSQYLWVKEGSQGLMRNNLAPRGIGIFCRFGWHPEDRNVIDEFYSFGLRGIGVSLPGRDDDEWGLGWAGSHISGDLRDLVDDLRTWEHAFEAYYNYMVTPAAHLSVNAQAIRPVDEQFDTAYTLGLRLQVDF is encoded by the coding sequence ATGAATACGACTGCATTTTTGCAAAAGCTTTTGTTGAGTCTGGCCGTCCTGGCGGTAATTGCGGCCGGGCCTGCGGGGCCTGCCACAGCCGAAACGGCCAGAAAGGGCAAATTCTCCCTCACAGAGGCGTCACCTGAACTCTTTTACTCGGCCATGCGCTATGATAAGTTTTTCGGGGATGCCAACACAGTTCACGGCGGTATCCTTGAGCGCTCCAACCTGCTAGGCAATCCCGGCAATGTTCGCCAAACGCTGGTCGATCACGGCCTTTATATGAACGTCGGTGTCACGCAGTTCCTGCAGCGCAATTTTTCCGGTGGCGATGACAAAAACACGCGCTACAACGGTTCGACCGACCTGTGGATGTGGTATGACACCGGCAAAGCCGACCTCTGGCCCGGCGGCGCGCTCTTTGTGCACGGTGAAGGCCGGTGGCGATCCGGTATCAACAATGATGTCGGATCTTTTCAGTCGGCCAACCATGACCAGCAATTTCCCGATACGGATTCAAGCAACAACAATTGGGCACTGTCTGAATGGTACTACATCCAGTCCCTGCCCTGGAACCTAATGGCGGCCGGCGGCAAGATGAATTTTGCTTCATATGGCGACACCAACATACTGGCCAACCGGGAACGCAGCCAATTTTTATATTCGGGGCTGGTTGTCAACCCGATTCCCGGAGAGTATTTTCCATATACCACCCTGATCGGATGGCTCAACTGGTCGCCCAACAAAATGCATTCGCTTACGGCTGTCACCGGCATAAACAGTGATGATGCAAAGGCCACAGCCGAAGTCGGTACTTTCGATACCCTTACCACCAGGGACCTCTCCTTCGTCTTTGATTATGTTTTCTCCTATGAAATCGCCTCAAAACCCGGCCGCTTCCTGGTGGATCTCGCCTATTCGACCAAGGAGAGAGCCAGCTTCGATATTTCCAGACAAAGGCTGTTCGCGCAGCTCATTGGTGAAGTGCCCATCGACGAAAAGTCCAGCAACTATACGGTGATCGGCAATTTTTCCCAGTACCTGTGGGTGAAGGAGGGAAGTCAAGGGCTAATGCGCAACAATCTGGCGCCGCGCGGTATTGGCATCTTTTGCCGCTTTGGGTGGCATCCCGAGGATCGCAACGTCATTGATGAATTTTACAGCTTCGGCTTACGAGGAATCGGCGTGTCCCTTCCAGGCCGCGACGATGACGAGTGGGGCCTTGGCTGGGCCGGATCCCACATTTCTGGCGACCTGCGCGATCTTGTCGATGATCTGCGGACCTGGGAGCATGCGTTCGAAGCTTATTACAACTATATGGTAACCCCTGCAGCGCACTTGTCTGTCAATGCTCAGGCCATCCGCCCGGTGGACGAACAATTCGATACGGCCTATACCCTGGGCTTGCGGCTGCAGGTCGACTTTTAG